Proteins co-encoded in one Nicotiana sylvestris chromosome 7, ASM39365v2, whole genome shotgun sequence genomic window:
- the LOC138872952 gene encoding uncharacterized protein, whose amino-acid sequence MLNIVDFDVILGIDWLSPHYAILYCHAKTVMLAMPGLPRLKWRGTLDYTPSRVISFLKAQRMVEKGYDAYLAYVKDVNIDTPISGSVSVVRDFPYVFAFDLLGMPSNRDIDFGLDLLLVTKPISIPPYRMSLLELKELKE is encoded by the coding sequence atGCTCAATatagtagattttgatgttatcttaggcatagactggttgtctccccattatgctattctttattgccacgccaaaactgtgatgctggctatgccaggtttaccACGATTaaagtggaggggtaccttagattacactcccagcagggttatttcatttcttaaagctcagcgaatggttgagaaggggtatgacgcgtatctagcctatgtgaaagatgtcaatattgatacccctataTCTGGTTCAGTAtcagtagtgagggatttcccttATGTGTTTGCATTTGATCTTCTGGGCATGCCAtccaatagagatattgattttggcctTGATTTGTTACTGGTCACTAAGCCCATATCTATTCCTCCTTACCGTATGTCCcttcttgagttgaaggagttgaaggaatag
- the LOC138872953 gene encoding uncharacterized protein → MTHQVSAIVHSMDPKLENPGAFRIPCTISSADFAKALCDLGASVNLIPYSVFKTFGIGKPRPTSMQFQMANRTMKRPLGIIDDVLVRVDKFILPANFVILDCEVDYEVPIILGKPLLATGKALVDVEERELNFRVGDEKVVFHVCKSMRQLNNKVCSFMDLVTEVIVEDTSAVINVEAPLEDVLLDHDVDEKEGLVEYVNALQGMDLYTYEHRKLFLDLENRKTPPTKPSIEEPPILELNPLPSHLRYEFFGPCYTLPIILSSCLTNVQVDTTLAALQKRKKAIGWTLADIRGISPAFCMH, encoded by the coding sequence atgacacatcaagtgagtgcTATTGTTCACTCCATGGATCCAAAGTTGGAAAACCCTGGTGCCTTTAGAATTCCATGCACTATTAGTAGTGCCGATTTTGCCAAAGCTttgtgtgatttgggggcaagcgTTAACTTGATTCCATATTCTGTCTTCAAGACATTTGGGATTGGGAAACCAAGGCCCACATCCATGCAGTTTCAAATGGCGAATAGGACAATGAAGAGGCCATTGGGGATAATTGATGATGTGCTAGTTCGGGTCGATAAGTTCATACTTCCCGCAAATTTTGTGATACTTGACTGTGAGGTTGACTATGAGGTACCAATCATATTAGGGAAACCTTTACTAGCTacagggaaggccttagttgatgtggaagaaAGAGAGCTCAACTTCCGAGTGGGCGATGAAAAAGTTGTGTTCCATGTTTGCAAGTCAATGAGGCAGCTTAATAACAAAGTGTGTTCGTTCATGGATCTTGTGACCGAGGTGATTGTTGAAGACACCAGTGCTGTGATTAATGTGGAAGCCCCTTTGGAAGATGTGTTATTGGATCATGATGTGGATGAGAAAGAAGGCTTGGTTGAATATGTCAATGCTTTGCAAGGAATGGATTTATATACATATGAGCACCGAAAACTTTTCTTGGACCTTGAGAatcggaagactccaccaacaaagccctcaatcgaggagcctcccatATTGGAGTTGAATCCTttgccttcacacctcaggtatgagttctttgGCCCTTGTTATactttacctattattctttCCTCGTGCTTAACTAATGTGCAGGTAGATACCACCCTTGCAGCGCTCCAAAAGAGGAAGAAAGCAATAGGTTGGACATTGGcagatattcggggtataagccctgccttttgcatgcacTAA